Below is a genomic region from Desulfatiglans sp..
AGCAGGGAATTCCTGGGCGATGGTGTGGTTACAGGTCATGGGACTGTTAATGGAAGGCAGGTATTTGTCTTTTCTCATGACATGACTGTTTTTGGAGGCAGCCTTTCAGAGACCTTTGCCGAAAAGATATGCAAGATTATGGATCTTGCAGTAAAAAATGGCGCCCCTGTTATCGGGTTCAATGATTCTGGGGGTGCAAGGATTCAGGAGGGTATTGAAAGCCTGGCAGGTTATTCTGATATCTTCTTAAGAAATGTAATGAGTTCAGGGGTTATACCCCAGATCTCGATTATTTTCGGGCCGTGCGCAGGCGGCGCTGTCTATTCTCCTGCTCTTACTGATTTTACAATAATGGTAAAGGAAAAAGGGTATATGTTTCTTACAGGGCCAAGGGTTATAAAGGCTGTTACTCACGAGAATGTCAGCACAGAAGACCTTGGAGGCGCCTATATTCATACGACCAGGAGCGGTGTTGCCCATCACGCTGTTTCATCGGATCACGAGGCTATAGAGTTTGTAAAGGATATGCTTTCATATTTTCCCCAGAACAACAGGGAAAACCCGCCTTTCATTGAGAGCAGTGATCCATCTGACAGGACAGACAAGGAGCTCAACAGGATCATACCGGAAATTTCCAGCAAGGTCTATGATATGAAACAGATCATAAAAATGACGGTTGATAGCTCAATATTTCTTGAGGTGCATGCAAAATATGCCACTAATCTTATAGTGGGGTTTGCAAGATATGGAGGGTTCCCGGTTGGTATTATTGCCAATCAGCCACGGTTTCTGGCTGGGGTGCTTGATAATAATGCATCTGTTAAGGGTGCAAGATTTGTGAGGTTTTGTGACTGTTTCAATATCCCGGTTATTACCTTTGTCGATGTTCCGGGTTTTCTTCCTGGAACAGCACAGGAGTATAACGGGATCATCAGGAACGGCGCAAAGATGCTTTATGCATACGCTGAGGCCACTGTACCTAAGGTTACTATCATTACTCGAAAGGCGTATGGCGGGGCATACTGCGTGATGTCATCAAAGCATTTAAGGGGTGATATAAACTATGCATGGCCTACAGCCGAAATAGCGGTTATGGGCGCAAAAGGCGCGGTTGAAGTACTCTATAACAACTATTACAGCGCAGACCATGACGTTTTTCTTGCAGAAAAAGAGAGGGAATACTCAGAACTGGTTGCCAACCCTATTGTTGCGGCAAAGCGTGGTTATATTGATGATATAATTGAGCCGGCCACTACCAGGCCAAGGGTTATTAATGCACTCAGGATGCTTAAGGATAAAATCGATACAAATCCGGTAAAGAAACATGGAAACATTCCTCTATAAAAAGGATATAATCTATGAAATTCCTTATTGTTGATGATGATTCAGTAAGCAGGCAGATATTGATAAAACTACTGTCTCAGTATGCGGAGTGCCATGAGGCCAAAAACGGTCTGGAGGCATTGTCAATCTACAGGAAGGGATGGGAAGACTGGGCGCCCTTTGATCTTTTAACCCTTGATATCTCAATGCCTGAGATGGATGGAAAAAAGGTATTGCAAACTATAAGGGCGCTTGAGAATGAAAAGAAGGTTCCAAAAGACAAGAGGGTCAAGATACTTATGTCTTCAAGCCAGAAAGACAGAGAGACTATTCTTGCATGTGTTCAGATGGGTTGTGATGATTACATTTCAAAACCCTTTGACAGGGAGATAATTCTGAAAAAACTGCACAAACTTGGTATCTCAACACCCGGAGAGGATACAAAGGTTGCAGGAGGCGAGCCCGTACAAAAGGATTCTGTATCTGAATTCAGGGATACTATTACTGAAGAAGATAAAAAAATGTTGAAGGAGAGCATCCAGAGGATTGTTCATAGATTCAAAACCGGGAATATAGAACTGCCCGTGCTCCCTCAGATCATTGATGATGTGAGAAAGGTGATGATTAGCCCTAACTCCACGATTGATGAGCTTGCAAAGGCCATTGAGAAGGACTCTGTCATATCTATCAGGATAATTGCAGGGGCAAATTCGCCTTTTTACAGGGGTGCAGAAAAGATAACTACCCTTGATAAGGCAATCATGAGGCTGGGTTTCAGGGAGACAGGGAGTATCGTTAATGCAATCACGAATAAAAATCTTTATGATACAAAGGACCCGGTGCTTCAGTCTCTTATGGAAAGACAGTGGATGCACTCCCTTGCCTCTGCCTATGGCGCAAAGAGCATTGCACAGAGGCTTCAGATTGATAAGGCGGATTATCTGTTTCTGCTGGGACTTACACACGATATCGGCATGGTGCTTTTGTTAAGGCATCTTGACAGCAGTTTTTTTGACAGTGATGCATCAAAGATAAATGAAATATACCCTGTTGCAAAAAAGGTTCATGCGGAGTTCGGCGCTGCCATAGTTAAAAGGTGGGGTTTCTCGGATGATTTTATAAAGATAATTCTTCTTCATGAGGGCCAGGGGTTTAATGCAAATACACCAAAAGAGGCGCTTATTGTAAATCTTGCCTTTAACATGGCATACAGGCTCGGATACGGGATATTTGATATTGAACCTGATCTGGCTAAGCTTGAATCCACAAGGCTGCTCAGTATAGGCCCTGATTCATTTGATGAAATTTTAAATGAGATAAAGGATAATATTACAGGGGCGTCAGATATATTCTGATACCCCTGTTATGGCAAATCAACTTATTGGGGGGTGATATTATGGCAGGTGGTACATTTCCTGTAGGCCAGGTTGTCATCCTTGAATATCCTTTTTTCATTATGGCAGACCTTGCAGTTTTTATGATACGCAGCCTGAAGCCCTGGCCTGTTCTCTATCTTTTCAAGAGGG
It encodes:
- a CDS encoding acyl-CoA carboxylase subunit beta is translated as SREFLGDGVVTGHGTVNGRQVFVFSHDMTVFGGSLSETFAEKICKIMDLAVKNGAPVIGFNDSGGARIQEGIESLAGYSDIFLRNVMSSGVIPQISIIFGPCAGGAVYSPALTDFTIMVKEKGYMFLTGPRVIKAVTHENVSTEDLGGAYIHTTRSGVAHHAVSSDHEAIEFVKDMLSYFPQNNRENPPFIESSDPSDRTDKELNRIIPEISSKVYDMKQIIKMTVDSSIFLEVHAKYATNLIVGFARYGGFPVGIIANQPRFLAGVLDNNASVKGARFVRFCDCFNIPVITFVDVPGFLPGTAQEYNGIIRNGAKMLYAYAEATVPKVTIITRKAYGGAYCVMSSKHLRGDINYAWPTAEIAVMGAKGAVEVLYNNYYSADHDVFLAEKEREYSELVANPIVAAKRGYIDDIIEPATTRPRVINALRMLKDKIDTNPVKKHGNIPL
- a CDS encoding HDOD domain-containing protein, whose product is MKFLIVDDDSVSRQILIKLLSQYAECHEAKNGLEALSIYRKGWEDWAPFDLLTLDISMPEMDGKKVLQTIRALENEKKVPKDKRVKILMSSSQKDRETILACVQMGCDDYISKPFDREIILKKLHKLGISTPGEDTKVAGGEPVQKDSVSEFRDTITEEDKKMLKESIQRIVHRFKTGNIELPVLPQIIDDVRKVMISPNSTIDELAKAIEKDSVISIRIIAGANSPFYRGAEKITTLDKAIMRLGFRETGSIVNAITNKNLYDTKDPVLQSLMERQWMHSLASAYGAKSIAQRLQIDKADYLFLLGLTHDIGMVLLLRHLDSSFFDSDASKINEIYPVAKKVHAEFGAAIVKRWGFSDDFIKIILLHEGQGFNANTPKEALIVNLAFNMAYRLGYGIFDIEPDLAKLESTRLLSIGPDSFDEILNEIKDNITGASDIF